The following coding sequences lie in one Synergistaceae bacterium genomic window:
- a CDS encoding transcriptional repressor, translating to MWTLNDGISVLREKGAKITAQRIAILKKLEGRTDHPSADSLYRELVTEYPTMSVATVYSTAQLLADAGLLKILSINEKRVYFDPTTTLHGHFLCKKCGKLVDLNIDEDILFRSAATARNDIAQIQQAEVFFYGMCSDCSDISEE from the coding sequence ATGTGGACTTTGAACGATGGGATTTCAGTTCTTCGGGAAAAGGGAGCAAAAATCACTGCGCAGCGCATAGCCATACTCAAAAAGCTGGAAGGCCGCACCGACCACCCGTCGGCTGATTCTCTTTATCGCGAGCTGGTCACGGAGTATCCTACGATGTCTGTTGCTACAGTATACAGCACGGCGCAGCTTCTCGCCGATGCAGGTCTTTTAAAAATATTGAGCATCAATGAAAAAAGGGTCTATTTCGACCCAACGACGACACTTCACGGACATTTTCTCTGTAAAAAATGCGGCAAACTTGTAGATCTTAATATCGATGAAGACATACTGTTCCGTTCCGCAGCAACTGCCAGGAACGATATAGCTCAGATACAGCAGGCGGAGGTATTCTTCTACGGGATGTGTTCCGACTGCTCGGATATCTCAGAAGAATAA
- a CDS encoding CPBP family intramembrane metalloprotease, translating to MRNAAPMLAGIFLLYWPYIWCRVRKESIDEYGLRWVYDKDSILQTLLVSAGVLSILTPVALYWPWDTLPHSRTPGMVMSMLASGLAAAIIEETFFRGWVQPILRRKLSAFAAIVITNLIFAPIHLIAAPSVISLATFFPGLIMGTLRERYGNIFPSILFHFLGNVWAIWFFPSPF from the coding sequence ATGCGCAATGCCGCACCCATGCTAGCAGGCATCTTCCTGCTTTATTGGCCTTATATATGGTGCCGGGTTAGAAAAGAAAGCATCGACGAATATGGGTTAAGATGGGTATACGATAAGGACTCTATCCTGCAGACGCTCCTCGTGTCCGCAGGAGTATTGTCCATACTCACGCCTGTGGCGCTGTACTGGCCATGGGACACACTGCCGCACAGCAGGACGCCGGGAATGGTCATGAGCATGCTGGCATCAGGGCTTGCCGCTGCAATAATCGAGGAAACATTCTTCCGCGGCTGGGTACAGCCTATCCTGCGCAGAAAGCTGTCCGCTTTTGCGGCCATTGTAATCACAAATTTAATATTCGCACCTATACATCTGATTGCAGCTCCCAGCGTAATTTCGCTTGCAACTTTTTTCCCCGGGCTTATCATGGGCACGTTGAGGGAGAGGTATGGGAATATATTTCCTTCGATACTATTTCACTTTCTGGGTAATGTATGGGCTATCTGGTTTTTCCCATCGCCCTTTTAA
- a CDS encoding UTP--glucose-1-phosphate uridylyltransferase translates to MSDFTPIRKAVFPVAGLGTRFLPATKDIPKEMLPLIDRPLIHHGVDEAVASGCTDIIFVTGTGKETIRQYFQHSEFLESRLLEQGKDDLAKLIHDIPRLASFCYAMQDEPLGLGHAVLCAEEFCSDEFFGLILPDDVMIADPTVLLQLDAVRGKYGSSVLSLEKVEHEDTNRYGIVDAIEVEPGVFKINGLVEKPDPENAPSDLAIMGRYVLSPAIFSHLRGIKPGKAGEYQLTDAIGSLLKEEPVYGVVYKGRRLDCGIREGWIKATIVKALEIPELREIVISTLREEKII, encoded by the coding sequence ATGTCTGATTTTACACCGATAAGAAAGGCGGTTTTCCCTGTTGCCGGACTTGGGACACGGTTTTTACCGGCGACAAAGGATATACCAAAGGAGATGCTCCCGCTGATAGACAGGCCTCTCATCCATCACGGGGTGGATGAGGCGGTTGCGTCAGGGTGTACGGATATCATTTTTGTTACAGGCACAGGTAAGGAGACTATACGTCAATACTTCCAGCATTCAGAATTTTTGGAGAGTCGCCTTCTGGAACAGGGTAAAGACGATCTTGCAAAACTTATACATGATATCCCCAGGCTGGCCAGCTTCTGTTATGCCATGCAGGATGAGCCGCTTGGGTTAGGTCATGCGGTTTTGTGTGCGGAGGAGTTCTGCAGTGATGAATTTTTTGGTCTTATCCTTCCTGATGACGTAATGATTGCCGATCCGACTGTACTGCTGCAGCTTGATGCGGTGAGGGGGAAATACGGAAGTTCTGTGCTGAGCCTTGAAAAAGTTGAGCACGAGGATACAAATAGGTACGGGATAGTCGACGCCATTGAGGTTGAGCCCGGGGTGTTCAAGATAAACGGTCTTGTTGAAAAACCTGATCCGGAAAATGCACCGTCGGATCTTGCCATTATGGGCAGATATGTGCTTTCTCCTGCTATATTCAGCCACCTGCGCGGCATAAAGCCTGGCAAAGCCGGGGAATATCAGCTTACAGACGCCATCGGGTCACTGTTGAAAGAAGAGCCGGTTTACGGTGTGGTATATAAAGGAAGGCGTCTTGACTGCGGTATACGTGAAGGCTGGATAAAGGCCACTATCGTAAAAGCGCTTGAAATTCCGGAGTTGCGCGAAATAGTGATCAGCACACTCAGGGAAGAAAAAATAATATAA
- the glmM gene encoding phosphoglucosamine mutase: MDIGNAKKIRRLFGTDGVRDIANHGMMTPEAALKLGRAYVLFLKSRGAKSPHIAVGRDTRHSGTMLESALAAGITSAGADVSVLGVIPTPGVSFAVAHNPFDGGAVISASHNPAEYNGIKFLDKDGFKLTDDDEIEIEEMLDEAGSSAVRPTHGNIGRIFDGEHYTGEYVKALLDLMSGVKIRDYRVAVDSANGAASAIVSQLFEKWGGKVTLLANEPDGMNINDGVGVTHMDYLCAETVKNGVEIGIAYDGDTDRVLMCDSKGRVIDGDIILWVIGRWLAKKGTLGSGLVATVMSNMVLEDLLLEDDIKVFRCGVGDRYVLDTMRREECRLGGEQSGHIIALDYANTGDGLCSGTLFLNALAELEEDVSTLVDRFNKYPQVLRNLRIKDKSVVMNSPRLAKAAAEVESMLAGKGRMLLRPSGTEPLVRIFVESRDADLMNRAADILQETITEIITMEG, translated from the coding sequence ATGGATATTGGGAATGCAAAAAAAATACGCCGTCTATTTGGGACGGATGGCGTGAGGGACATCGCCAATCATGGGATGATGACCCCAGAAGCAGCCCTTAAACTTGGCAGAGCGTATGTCCTGTTTCTTAAAAGCCGTGGGGCTAAAAGTCCTCATATCGCAGTCGGCAGGGATACAAGACATTCCGGCACTATGCTGGAGTCGGCGCTGGCTGCCGGCATTACCTCTGCCGGCGCCGATGTTTCCGTGCTCGGTGTCATCCCCACACCCGGGGTAAGTTTTGCCGTCGCACACAATCCATTTGACGGGGGAGCTGTTATAAGCGCCTCGCACAACCCGGCGGAATATAACGGCATAAAATTCCTGGACAAAGACGGATTTAAACTTACTGACGATGATGAAATAGAGATAGAAGAGATGCTGGACGAGGCAGGATCATCCGCAGTCCGTCCCACGCATGGCAACATCGGCCGTATTTTTGACGGGGAACACTATACAGGCGAATACGTCAAGGCGCTTCTTGATCTGATGAGCGGGGTCAAAATCAGGGATTATCGTGTGGCAGTGGATTCGGCCAACGGGGCTGCCTCGGCAATAGTATCCCAACTGTTTGAAAAATGGGGCGGGAAAGTTACACTTCTTGCCAACGAACCTGATGGGATGAACATAAATGACGGTGTCGGTGTCACCCACATGGATTACCTCTGTGCAGAAACTGTCAAAAACGGTGTTGAGATAGGTATAGCATACGATGGCGACACAGACAGAGTTCTCATGTGTGATTCAAAAGGGAGGGTGATCGACGGGGATATCATCCTCTGGGTAATAGGAAGATGGCTTGCAAAAAAGGGGACCCTCGGTTCCGGACTTGTCGCCACTGTTATGAGCAACATGGTACTTGAGGACCTTCTTCTCGAAGATGACATAAAGGTCTTTCGCTGCGGGGTAGGTGATCGTTATGTACTTGATACGATGCGCAGGGAGGAGTGTCGTCTCGGCGGCGAACAGTCCGGCCACATTATAGCGCTTGATTATGCCAATACGGGCGACGGCCTCTGCTCAGGGACTCTTTTTCTGAATGCTTTGGCAGAACTTGAAGAGGATGTCTCCACGTTGGTGGACAGATTTAATAAATATCCCCAGGTGCTGCGCAACCTCAGGATAAAGGACAAGTCAGTGGTTATGAACAGCCCGAGGCTTGCAAAGGCCGCAGCAGAGGTTGAATCCATGCTGGCAGGGAAGGGCAGGATGTTGCTGCGTCCTTCGGGTACCGAGCCTCTCGTCAGAATATTTGTGGAATCGCGCGACGCGGATCTGATGAACAGAGCGGCGGATATACTTCAGGAAACTATAACTGAGATCATTACAATGGAGGGATGA